In Gossypium raimondii isolate GPD5lz chromosome 12, ASM2569854v1, whole genome shotgun sequence, a single window of DNA contains:
- the LOC105764463 gene encoding uncharacterized protein LOC105764463 isoform X1 — MCGIALLVSGIRICLSSLNLDSISSSSKSHLVFSVDDLKAALQRRGPDSLGTMKLLLPLHSNSSNSTNYRVSSFNEESHVLDNGSDMPESFAEFVFLGATLQLRGVSPVCQPLMDSSRNVLVYNGEIFGGIEVGIHKNDTESLMQSLGNCCSCRSQEHRTTCDFNGQAKGSIVDVLSVIKGPWAIIYWQESSKTLWFGRDAFGRRSLLVHWPTMEDPRFLLSSVSPTSSRLQDSSFEVENGSSGIKFWEELSCGIYSMSVDVKKSDGSFHSEIKKHEWTNAMLKELIKWERVSIEPKPAELNFSHSRTSSAELDINSSSSVLAQNVLTALRESMLRRISLYNIYQALKETVPVAVLFSGGLDSMIIAALLDQCLDPNYEIDLLNVSFDGESAPDRVSAKIGLKELRRVAPLRRWRLVHIDADLSKLTWETKRVLSLINPANTYMDLNIGIALWLAARGEGWICKESNNETDEDKRVNYTSRARILLVGSGADEQCAGYGRHKTKYRHDSWLGLHKEMKLDMQRIWKRNLGRDDRCIADTGKEARFPFLDEDIIRTLLDIPLWEVADLDQPSGKGDKKILREVAHMLGLHNAAILPKRAIQFGSRIARESNRKNFGSNRAANQASAGSVVINVQSYFS; from the exons ATGTGCGGAATCGCTTTACTTGTCTCTGGCATTCGCATCTGCTTATCGTCTCTAAATCTCGATTCCATATCTTCATCCTCTAAATCACATCTGGTTTTTTCTGTAGATGATCTTAAAGCTGCTTTACAAAGACGTGGCCCCGATAGCTTGGGCACCATGAagcttcttcttcctcttcattCTAACTCTTCAAATTCTACTAACTATCGGGTTTCTTCTTTTAACGAGGAATCTCACGTCCTAGACAATGGTTCGGACATGCCTGAATCTTTTGCTGAATTTGTTTTTCTCGGTGCTACGTTGCAGTTAAGGGGAGTGTCTCCTGTTTGTCAGCCATTGATGGATTCTTCAAGGAACGTTCTTGTTTACAAtg GTGAAATATTTGGAGGAATTGAGGTTGGTATTCACAAAAATGATACTGAAAGTCTTATGCAATCTCTGGGAAACTGCTGTTCCTGCCGTTCCCAGGAACATAGGACAACTTGTGATTTTAATGGACAAGCGAAAGGTTCTATTGTTGATGTTCTTTCAGTTATAAAAGGACCATGGGCTATCATTTACTGGCAG GAAAGTTCGAAAACCCTGTGGTTTGGTCGAGATGCGTTTGGTAGGAGAAGTCTTCTTGTTCACTGGCCCACCATGGAGGATCCTCGTTTTCTGCTTTCATCTGTGTCACCTACTTCGTCAAGGCTACAAGATTCCA GCTTTGAAGTTGAAAATGGGAGTAGTGGCATCAAATTTTGGGAAGAGCTTTCGTGTGGGATATACAGTATGTCTGTAGATGTGAAAAAATCAGATGGGAGTTTTCATAGTGAAATCAAGAAACATGAATGGACCAATGCTATGCTGAAAGAACTGATCAAATGGGAAAGAGTTTCCATCGAACCCAAACCTGCAGAGTTGAATTTTTCCCATTCTAGGACTTCGAGTGCTGAACTTGACATAAATTCGTCTTCTTCAG TTTTGGCGCAGAATGTGTTGACAGCTTTGAGGGAATCAATGTTGCGGCGCATATCACTGTATAATATTTATCAG GCCCTAAAAGAAACTGTTCCCGTGGCTGTTCTCTTTTCTGGTGGATTAGATTCTATGATTATTGCTGCATTGTTGGATCAATGCTTAGATCCTAATT ATGAGATTGATCTCCTTAATGTGAGCTTTGATGGTGAGTCTGCTCCTGATAGAGTCAGTGCAAAAATAGGACTTAAGGAACTTAGAAGGGTTGCACCTTTGAGAAG GTGGAGACTTGTTCATATCGATGCTGATTTGTCAAAGTTGACATGGGAAACAAAGCGTGTCTTGTCGCTTATTAATCCTGCCAATACGTACATG GATCTGAATATAGGAATAGCTTTGTGGCTTGCTGCTCGTGGTGAAGGTTGGATATGCAAAGAGAGTAATAATGAGACTGATGAAGATAAACGTGTCAATTACACATCAAGGGCCAGAATTCTGCTTGTTGGTTCTGGTGCAGATGAGCAATGTGCCGGATATGGTCGGCACAAGACAAAGTATAGGCATGATAG TTGGCTTGGGCTACACAAGGAAATGAAATTGGACATGCAgagaatttggaaaagaaatctaGGAAGAGATGATAGATGTATTGCCGATACTGGAAAGGAG GCCAGATTTCCGTTCTTAGATGAAGACATTATTAGGACGCTTTTGGATATTCCTCTTTGGGAGGTTGCCGATCTTGATCAACCAAGTGGAAAAGGTGATAAGAAGATTCTGAGAGAG GTCGCGCATATGCTTGGTTTGCATAATGCTGCAATTCTTCCCAAGAGAGCAATTCAG
- the LOC105764464 gene encoding ninja-family protein AFP2 isoform X2, whose product MFPSTMGETNENIRINSSKERSNLSLQMEKYPRDLLQRFMSTETQASITSEREEDEAEEEVELNLGLSLGGRFGVDKNAKKLIRSSSIASSMPTSREEGANNTPPTIPYPTLIRTSSLPTETEEEWRKRKKLQSLRRMEAKRRRSEKQRSSREKMEVNLLEEDKQPGRANNVGVGPPFGLQSRAASARQITSQGSIGSLGRSSSSMSEMENKALQGAGSCGEARSSGSIQSLQDQGSQEAACSSGKKTSDTCHTPELEAETLSKTVENKGKERGSAMEDMPCVFTKGDGPNGKRIEGILYKYGKGEEVRIMCVCHGNFLSPAEFVKHAGGGDVDHPLRHIVVNPNYASFF is encoded by the exons ATGTTTCCATCAACAATGGGAGAAACGAATGAGAACATAAGAATTAACAGCAGCAAAGAAAGGAGCAATCTTTCTTTGCAGATGGAGAAATACCCAAGGGACCTGTTACAAAGATTCATGTCAACTGAAACCCAAGCTTCAATAACAAGTgaaagagaagaagatgaagcaGAAGAAGAAGTGGAGCTGAATCTTGGGTTATCATTAGGAGGCAGATTTGGGGTTGATAAGAATGCAAAGAAGTTGATAAGGTCATCCTCCATTGCTAGTTCAATGCCAACATCTAGAGAAGAAGGTGCCAACAATACTCCACCAACGATTCCTTACCCAACACTGATTAGAACCTCTTCTTTGCCCACCGAGACTGAAGAAGAGTggaggaagagaaaaaaattgcaAAGTCTAAGAAGAATGGAAGCCAAGAGGAGAAGAAGTGAGAAGCAAAGGAGTTCGAGAGAGAAAATGGAGGTGAATTTGTTAGAGGAAGACAAGCAACCTGGAAGAGCCAATAATGTTGGGGTTGGACCACCTTTTGGATTGCAGAGTCGGGCTGCATCTGCAAGGCAGATCACTTCACAAGGCTCTATAGGATCACTAGGAAGAAGCTCTTCTAGTATGTcagaaatggaaaataaagctCTTCAAG GAGCAGGCAGTTGTGGTGAAGCGAGAAGCTCCGGTAGCATCCAGTCCTTGCAAGATCAAGGTAGTCAAGAGGCTGCATGTTCTTCAGGGAAAAAAACAAGTGACACCTGCCATACTCCGGAACTTGAGGCCGAAACACTGAGTAAAACGGTTGAAAATAAAGGGAAAGAACGAGGGAGTGCGATGGAAGACATGCCTTGCGTATTCACCAAGGGAGATGGTCCAAATGGGAAAAGAATAGAAGGCATTCTATATAAGTATGGTAAGGGAGAGGAAGTGAGGATAATGTGTGTGTGCCATGGAAATTTTCTATCTCCAGCTGAGTTTGTCAAGCATGCAGGTGGTGGTGATGTCGATCACCCTCTTAGACATATAGTTGTAAATCCTAACTATGCTTCATTTTTCTAG
- the LOC105764464 gene encoding ninja-family protein AFP2 isoform X1: MFPSTMGETNENIRINSSKERSNLSLQMEKYPRDLLQRFMSTETQASITSEREEDEAEEEVELNLGLSLGGRFGVDKNAKKLIRSSSIASSMPTSREEGANNTPPTIPYPTLIRTSSLPTETEEEWRKRKKLQSLRRMEAKRRRSEKQRSSREKMEVNLLEEDKQPGRANNVGVGPPFGLQSRAASARQITSQGSIGSLGRSSSSMSEMENKALQVPCIAGAGSCGEARSSGSIQSLQDQGSQEAACSSGKKTSDTCHTPELEAETLSKTVENKGKERGSAMEDMPCVFTKGDGPNGKRIEGILYKYGKGEEVRIMCVCHGNFLSPAEFVKHAGGGDVDHPLRHIVVNPNYASFF, encoded by the exons ATGTTTCCATCAACAATGGGAGAAACGAATGAGAACATAAGAATTAACAGCAGCAAAGAAAGGAGCAATCTTTCTTTGCAGATGGAGAAATACCCAAGGGACCTGTTACAAAGATTCATGTCAACTGAAACCCAAGCTTCAATAACAAGTgaaagagaagaagatgaagcaGAAGAAGAAGTGGAGCTGAATCTTGGGTTATCATTAGGAGGCAGATTTGGGGTTGATAAGAATGCAAAGAAGTTGATAAGGTCATCCTCCATTGCTAGTTCAATGCCAACATCTAGAGAAGAAGGTGCCAACAATACTCCACCAACGATTCCTTACCCAACACTGATTAGAACCTCTTCTTTGCCCACCGAGACTGAAGAAGAGTggaggaagagaaaaaaattgcaAAGTCTAAGAAGAATGGAAGCCAAGAGGAGAAGAAGTGAGAAGCAAAGGAGTTCGAGAGAGAAAATGGAGGTGAATTTGTTAGAGGAAGACAAGCAACCTGGAAGAGCCAATAATGTTGGGGTTGGACCACCTTTTGGATTGCAGAGTCGGGCTGCATCTGCAAGGCAGATCACTTCACAAGGCTCTATAGGATCACTAGGAAGAAGCTCTTCTAGTATGTcagaaatggaaaataaagctCTTCAAG TCCCATGCATTGCAGGAGCAGGCAGTTGTGGTGAAGCGAGAAGCTCCGGTAGCATCCAGTCCTTGCAAGATCAAGGTAGTCAAGAGGCTGCATGTTCTTCAGGGAAAAAAACAAGTGACACCTGCCATACTCCGGAACTTGAGGCCGAAACACTGAGTAAAACGGTTGAAAATAAAGGGAAAGAACGAGGGAGTGCGATGGAAGACATGCCTTGCGTATTCACCAAGGGAGATGGTCCAAATGGGAAAAGAATAGAAGGCATTCTATATAAGTATGGTAAGGGAGAGGAAGTGAGGATAATGTGTGTGTGCCATGGAAATTTTCTATCTCCAGCTGAGTTTGTCAAGCATGCAGGTGGTGGTGATGTCGATCACCCTCTTAGACATATAGTTGTAAATCCTAACTATGCTTCATTTTTCTAG
- the LOC105764461 gene encoding LRR receptor-like serine/threonine-protein kinase RPK2: protein MKCYLFCKDLILFVFQLFAFFYLASGNLASEKRILLEFKSSVFDPSGVLSSWNSSNNPNHCSWFGVSCNSRSQVISITVPGGCREVSEGNFAQPCSCSSKLSKFPFYGFGLRRSACSKGKLVGNLSPLVGKLTELRVLSLAFNDIGGEIPLELWGLQNLEELDLEGNSLTGKLPNEFVGLRNLRVLNLGFNELEGEIPGSFSRFVDLEVLNLAGNKLKGSMPSYVGSFHKLKGLYLSNNQLKGPILENFGSNCRYLEYLDLSWNFLVGSIPSSLGNCPRLRTLLLFSNMLDGVIPNELGQLHKLEVLDVSRNNLSGLIPMELGNCAQLSVLVLSNLFDPVLSEQSSSEELSFRLPLATTDEYNHFRGSIPMRITTLPKLKVLWVPRANLEGKLARNWSGCENLEMVNLAQNRFSGEIFGVFNGCKKLHHLDLSSNRLTGELDDKLPIPCMTLFDISGNLMSGSIPKFNQSVCPGFSSLSYGLLQTRDPAFVYLSFFAYKTRHAMVFPFSSSKAVLIHNFGGNSFSGSLPGLPVVPTRLEKQIDYAFLAGGNKLTGSFPGSLFGNCNKLHGLIADVSKNKLSGHIPFGIGAICRSLRYLDVSENQITGLIPRCFGYLKSLVFLDLSRNKFRGPVPEVLHQLKYLKHLSLASNNLTGSIPSSFAQLRSLEVLDLSSNLLSGEIPQGLLDLRNLTSLQLNNNKFSGEIPSGFSNLKSLSMLEVSSNDLSGSYAVNNTDVREKPLLRSHHLFSLSVQSAETTFTGSSQIGAASPSSNTIDDQSLDSIEIASIASASAIVSVLLVLVILFFYTRKWVPMSRVQVSETREITAFVDIGVPLTYEAIVQATGNFSAGNCIGNGGFGATYKAEIAPGTLVAVKRLAVGRFQGVQQFHAEVKTLETMRHPNLVTLIGYHASETEMFLIYNYLSGGNLENFIKERSTRAVDWKIIHKIASDVAHALAYLHDQCNPKVLHRDVKPSNILLDDDCNAYLSDFGLSRLLGNSETHATTGVAGTFGYVAPEYAMTCRVSEKADVYSYGVVLLELISDKKALDPSFSSHANGFNIVSWACMMLRQGQAKDVFTARLWDSGPHDHLVQLLHLAITCTVDSLSARPTMRQVVRRLKRIQPSSVR from the coding sequence ATGAAATGCTATCTGTTCTGTAAAGATTTGATCTTGTTTGTGTTTCAACTGTTTGCTTTCTTCTACTTAGCTTCAGGGAACTTGGCTTCTGAGAAAAGAATCCTGTTGGAGTTCAAAAGCTCTGTTTTTGATCCTTCTGGGGTTCTTTCAAGCTGGAACTCTTCAAACAACCCTAATCACTGCTCCTGGTTTGGAGTTTCATGCAATTCAAGGTCTCAGGTCATCTCCATCACCGTTCCTGGTGGTTGTCGTGAAGTTTCTGAAGGTAACTTTGCTCAACCTTGTTCTTGTTCTTCAAAGCTGTCTAAGTTCCCGTTTTATGGTTTTGGATTGAGAAGAAGTGCATGTTCTAAGGGGAAATTAGTGGGGAACTTGTCACCTTTGGTTGGGAAACTTACTGAGCTTAGAGTTTTGTCTCTTGCTTTTAATGATATTGGTGGTGAAATTCCTTTAGAACTATGGGGTTTACAGAACTTAGAAGAACTTGATCTTGAAGGGAATTCACTTACTGGTAAGTTGCCTAATGAATTTGTGGGGTTGAGAAATTTGCGGGTTTTGAATCTTGGGTTTAATGAACTCGAAGGGGAGATTCCAGGATCTTTCTCAAGATTTGTGGATTTGGAGGTTTTGAATTTAGCTGGGAATAAGCTGAAGGGGTCTATGCCTAGTTATGTTGGTAGTTTCCACAAGTTGAAGGGGCTTTATTTGTCTAATAATCAGCTAAAGGGACCGATTCTCGAGAATTTTGGAAGTAATTGTCGGTATCTAGAGTATCTCGATCTGTCGTGGAATTTCCTAGTTGGGAGTATTCCCAGTAGTTTGGGGAATTGTCCGCGGTTACGGACTCTTTTGTTGTTTTCTAACATGTTGGATGGTGTTATTCCTAATGAGCTTGGTCAGCTGCATAAGCTCGAGGTTCTCGATGTTTCTAGAAACAACCTTAGTGGTTTGATCCCCATGGAGCTTGGAAATTGTGCTCAGTTGTCGGTTCTTGTCCTTTCTAATCTCTTTGATCCCGTGCTGAGTGAGCAGAGTTCAAGTGAAGAGCTTTCATTTCGATTGCCACTTGCTACTACTGATGAGTATAATCATTTTCGAGGCTCCATTCCCATGAGAATTACTACCCTTCCTAAGCTAAAAGTACTTTGGGTGCCGAGGGCAAATCTTGAGGGGAAGTTAGCAAGGAATTGGAGCGGTTGTGAGAATTTGGAAATGGTGAACTTAGCTCAGAACCGCTTCAGTGGGGAAATATTTGGCGTGTTTAATGGATGCAAGAAACTACATCATCTGGATTTGAGCTCAAACAGGCTAACTGGGGAGCTTGATGATAAGCTTCCAATTCCCTGTATGACACTTTTTGATATCAGTGGAAACCTCATGTCCGGATCGATCCCCAAATTTAATCAAAGTGTATGCCCCGGCTTTTCCTCCTTGAGTTATGGACTTCTCCAAACCCGTGATCCAGCATTTGTGTATTTGTCATTCTTTGCGTATAAAACGCGGCATGCAatggtttttcctttttctagttCAAAAGCTGTGTTGATTCACAATTTTGGTGGAAATAGCTTCTCCGGTTCACTCCCAGGGCTGCCGGTTGTACCAACAAGATTGGAGAAGCAGATTGATTATGCATTTTTAGCTGGTGGGAACAAGCTCACTGGATCATTTCCAGGAAGTTTGTTTGGAAACTGTAATAAGCTTCATGGGTTGATTGCTGATGTTAGCAAGAACAAATTGTCCGGTCATATTCCATTTGGAATCGGTGCAATTTGCAGATCTCTTAGATATTTGGATGTCTCCGAGAATCAGATTACGGGGTTAATTCCCAGATGCTTCGGGTACTTGAAATCTCTTGTTTTTCTTGACCTAAGCAGAAACAAGTTTAGAGGTCCGGTTCCTGAAGTGCTCCATCAGTTGAAGTACCTCAAACATCTCTCCTTGGCAAGCAACAACCTGACTGGTTCCATTCCTTCTAGCTTTGCACAGCTTCGTTCCCTTGAAGTGTTGGACCTTTCATCAAATTTGCTATCTGGTGAGATTCCACAAGGTCTTCTTGATCTGAGAAACCTAACTTCTCTTCAgctcaataataataaattctcaGGGGAAATTCCTTCTGGTTTCTCGAACTTGAAGTCTCTTTCTATGCTTGAAGTATCATCCAACGACCTGTCTGGATCATATGCAGTGAATAATACAGATGTCCGTGAAAAGCCTTTACTTCGTTCACACCATTTATTCTCGCTGTCTGTACAATCTGCTGAAACAACCTTCACTGGAAGTTCACAAATTGGTGCAGCTTCTCCTTCCAGTAACACAATTGATGATCAAAGTCTAGATTCCATTGAGATCGCATCCATAGCATCTGCCTCAGCCATTGTTTCAGTTCTTCTAGTTCTAGTCATTCTCTTCTTTTACACCAGGAAATGGGTTCCAATGTCCAGGGTTCAGGTTTCTGAAACTAGGGAAATTACAGCTTTTGTTGACATTGGGGTTCCATTGACGTATGAAGCAATTGTCCAGGCAACAGGGAACTTCAGTGCTGGAAATTGCATTGGGAATGGAGGTTTTGGTGCTACGTACAAGGCTGAAATAGCTCCGGGAACTCTAGTGGCAGTGAAGAGGCTTGCTGTTGGAAGGTTCCAAGGTGTTCAGCAGTTCCATGCTGAGGTGAAGACCCTTGAAACAATGAGGCACCCTAATCTTGTAACCCTAATAGGTTACCATGCCAGTGAAACGGAGATGTTtctcatatataattatttgtcaGGTggtaatttagaaaattttatcaaggAAAGGTCCACAAGAGCTGTAGATTGGAAGATTATTCACAAGATTGCTTCGGATGTAGCCCATGCACTTGCATATTTACATGACCAATGCAATCCAAAGGTTCTGCACCGGGACGTCAAGCCAAGTAACATATTGTTGGATGATGATTGTAATGCTTATCTGTCTGATTTCGGATTATCAAGGCTTTTGGGTAACTCGGAAACCCATGCAACAACTGGTGTAGCCGGCACATTTGGATATGTTGCACCGGAGTATGCTATGACCTGCCGTGTATCCGAGAAGGCTGATGTCTACAGCTATGGAGTTGTGCTTCTCGAGTTGATATCAGATAAAAAAGCTTTGGATCCTTCTTTCTCCTCGCATGCAAATGGTTTCAATATCGTCTCTTGGGCCTGCATGATGCTGCGACAGGGTCAAGCAAAGGATGTGTTCACGGCAAGGTTATGGGATAGTGGTCCGCATGACCATCTTGTACAACTGCTGCACTTGGCCATTACATGCACAGTTGATAGCCTCTCAGCAAGACCAACTATGAGGCAAGTTGTCCGTCGGTTGAAACGAATCCAACCTTCTTCGGTAAGATAA
- the LOC105764463 gene encoding uncharacterized protein LOC105764463 isoform X2: MKLLLPLHSNSSNSTNYRVSSFNEESHVLDNGSDMPESFAEFVFLGATLQLRGVSPVCQPLMDSSRNVLVYNGEIFGGIEVGIHKNDTESLMQSLGNCCSCRSQEHRTTCDFNGQAKGSIVDVLSVIKGPWAIIYWQESSKTLWFGRDAFGRRSLLVHWPTMEDPRFLLSSVSPTSSRLQDSSFEVENGSSGIKFWEELSCGIYSMSVDVKKSDGSFHSEIKKHEWTNAMLKELIKWERVSIEPKPAELNFSHSRTSSAELDINSSSSVLAQNVLTALRESMLRRISLYNIYQALKETVPVAVLFSGGLDSMIIAALLDQCLDPNYEIDLLNVSFDGESAPDRVSAKIGLKELRRVAPLRRWRLVHIDADLSKLTWETKRVLSLINPANTYMDLNIGIALWLAARGEGWICKESNNETDEDKRVNYTSRARILLVGSGADEQCAGYGRHKTKYRHDSWLGLHKEMKLDMQRIWKRNLGRDDRCIADTGKEARFPFLDEDIIRTLLDIPLWEVADLDQPSGKGDKKILREVAHMLGLHNAAILPKRAIQFGSRIARESNRKNFGSNRAANQASAGSVVINVQSYFS, encoded by the exons ATGAagcttcttcttcctcttcattCTAACTCTTCAAATTCTACTAACTATCGGGTTTCTTCTTTTAACGAGGAATCTCACGTCCTAGACAATGGTTCGGACATGCCTGAATCTTTTGCTGAATTTGTTTTTCTCGGTGCTACGTTGCAGTTAAGGGGAGTGTCTCCTGTTTGTCAGCCATTGATGGATTCTTCAAGGAACGTTCTTGTTTACAAtg GTGAAATATTTGGAGGAATTGAGGTTGGTATTCACAAAAATGATACTGAAAGTCTTATGCAATCTCTGGGAAACTGCTGTTCCTGCCGTTCCCAGGAACATAGGACAACTTGTGATTTTAATGGACAAGCGAAAGGTTCTATTGTTGATGTTCTTTCAGTTATAAAAGGACCATGGGCTATCATTTACTGGCAG GAAAGTTCGAAAACCCTGTGGTTTGGTCGAGATGCGTTTGGTAGGAGAAGTCTTCTTGTTCACTGGCCCACCATGGAGGATCCTCGTTTTCTGCTTTCATCTGTGTCACCTACTTCGTCAAGGCTACAAGATTCCA GCTTTGAAGTTGAAAATGGGAGTAGTGGCATCAAATTTTGGGAAGAGCTTTCGTGTGGGATATACAGTATGTCTGTAGATGTGAAAAAATCAGATGGGAGTTTTCATAGTGAAATCAAGAAACATGAATGGACCAATGCTATGCTGAAAGAACTGATCAAATGGGAAAGAGTTTCCATCGAACCCAAACCTGCAGAGTTGAATTTTTCCCATTCTAGGACTTCGAGTGCTGAACTTGACATAAATTCGTCTTCTTCAG TTTTGGCGCAGAATGTGTTGACAGCTTTGAGGGAATCAATGTTGCGGCGCATATCACTGTATAATATTTATCAG GCCCTAAAAGAAACTGTTCCCGTGGCTGTTCTCTTTTCTGGTGGATTAGATTCTATGATTATTGCTGCATTGTTGGATCAATGCTTAGATCCTAATT ATGAGATTGATCTCCTTAATGTGAGCTTTGATGGTGAGTCTGCTCCTGATAGAGTCAGTGCAAAAATAGGACTTAAGGAACTTAGAAGGGTTGCACCTTTGAGAAG GTGGAGACTTGTTCATATCGATGCTGATTTGTCAAAGTTGACATGGGAAACAAAGCGTGTCTTGTCGCTTATTAATCCTGCCAATACGTACATG GATCTGAATATAGGAATAGCTTTGTGGCTTGCTGCTCGTGGTGAAGGTTGGATATGCAAAGAGAGTAATAATGAGACTGATGAAGATAAACGTGTCAATTACACATCAAGGGCCAGAATTCTGCTTGTTGGTTCTGGTGCAGATGAGCAATGTGCCGGATATGGTCGGCACAAGACAAAGTATAGGCATGATAG TTGGCTTGGGCTACACAAGGAAATGAAATTGGACATGCAgagaatttggaaaagaaatctaGGAAGAGATGATAGATGTATTGCCGATACTGGAAAGGAG GCCAGATTTCCGTTCTTAGATGAAGACATTATTAGGACGCTTTTGGATATTCCTCTTTGGGAGGTTGCCGATCTTGATCAACCAAGTGGAAAAGGTGATAAGAAGATTCTGAGAGAG GTCGCGCATATGCTTGGTTTGCATAATGCTGCAATTCTTCCCAAGAGAGCAATTCAG